Proteins from a genomic interval of Oceanispirochaeta crateris:
- the hydF gene encoding [FeFe] hydrogenase H-cluster maturation GTPase HydF, whose amino-acid sequence MSQTETALAELQHIVLAGVRNAGKSSLMNNLFQKEVAITSMVPGTTTDPVTRKIELGKLGMCALTDTAGLDDLGKLGEQRVKKSRERMQSADLILFVSPIDRSPSQEERELKAWLEEQKRPWLGVLTFSDRDRADGKEDFFPKDRLITVDNTKAETVLALIKRMEKFSMSLIKEMTPVEGLVKEQDLVLLVTPIDLAAPAGRLIMPQVETIRDLLDRDCAALIVKERELYHFYNHLGIKPSLVITDSQAFHKVAADIPEDQPLTSFSLLFARKKGDPAFFIRSLKALDNFPENGRVLVMEYCSHHRQAEDLGTVKIPRLFRQLVGSRVEFAHSRTLPEHPEDWDMIIHCAGCMTTQKAMDERLEIFRTRNIPVLNYGLFLAWANGLLPRALEPFDDLMEIYESV is encoded by the coding sequence ATGAGTCAAACAGAAACGGCCCTGGCAGAACTGCAGCATATTGTACTGGCAGGGGTCAGGAATGCGGGTAAATCTTCACTGATGAATAATCTCTTTCAAAAAGAGGTGGCCATTACCTCCATGGTTCCTGGAACCACAACGGATCCCGTGACCCGTAAGATTGAACTGGGAAAACTGGGCATGTGCGCCCTAACAGATACGGCTGGACTGGACGACCTGGGAAAGCTGGGTGAACAGAGGGTAAAAAAGAGTCGGGAACGGATGCAAAGCGCCGATTTGATCCTCTTTGTCAGTCCCATAGATCGCTCTCCCAGCCAGGAAGAAAGAGAGCTCAAAGCCTGGTTGGAAGAGCAAAAACGCCCCTGGTTGGGTGTTCTGACCTTTTCAGACAGAGACAGAGCCGATGGAAAAGAAGATTTTTTTCCAAAGGACCGGCTGATCACTGTGGACAACACAAAAGCTGAAACGGTTCTGGCGCTTATCAAAAGAATGGAAAAGTTCAGCATGAGTCTTATAAAAGAGATGACCCCGGTTGAAGGACTGGTGAAGGAGCAGGATCTGGTTCTGCTGGTCACCCCCATTGACCTTGCGGCTCCCGCCGGACGGCTTATCATGCCCCAGGTGGAAACCATTAGAGATTTACTGGACAGGGATTGCGCTGCGTTGATTGTCAAGGAACGGGAGCTCTATCATTTCTATAATCATTTGGGAATCAAACCCTCGCTGGTGATCACCGACAGTCAGGCCTTTCACAAGGTGGCGGCTGATATCCCGGAGGACCAGCCCCTCACTTCTTTTTCATTGCTCTTTGCCCGTAAAAAAGGAGATCCCGCCTTTTTCATCAGGAGCCTGAAAGCCCTTGATAATTTCCCTGAAAACGGCCGGGTCCTGGTGATGGAATACTGTTCTCATCACAGACAGGCCGAAGACCTGGGAACGGTGAAAATTCCAAGGCTCTTTCGGCAGCTGGTAGGTTCACGCGTGGAGTTTGCCCATAGCCGAACCCTCCCGGAACACCCGGAAGACTGGGATATGATCATCCACTGTGCGGGTTGTATGACCACCCAGAAAGCCATGGACGAACGGCTGGAAATTTTCAGAACCAGAAATATCCCTGTTCTCAACTACGGCTTATTTCTGGCATGGGCCAACGGCTTATTACCCAGGGCCCTGGAACCCTTCGATGATCTGATGGAGATTTATGAGAGCGTTTAA
- a CDS encoding lyase family protein has protein sequence MRHYGRETEKALAILGEGQTPRKLIQAYGEVKLACIRAQQEEASLYPPDFFILLEDAALEVIRGDHDNQFPLPLAQGGAGTSLHMNFCEVLSSLGNSRTKGQFKAHPLEHIGLYQSTNDTLSTAVILMSFRLLEEIESKIIRLQEELVSRETLYQEWVMTGRTEMQDALPMTLGQLFGAWAGPVERDRWRLNKVRERLRLIPLGGTAVGTGFSAPRKYVFAAEKALRRITGLPLCRSQNLCDQVAHWDSLAESAGVLGLCAENLIKWTGDLLLYSSTFLGEIPQEEQQFGSTIMPSKANPVLIELIRGLSLDVHSSADLVKRYASEGQLQLNAYLPFMAEHMIRMGEKLSKALSTASERLLPALKPDRALMEEHLVNSSALINTLREPLGYQNVKELLPLLRKAGLKDRQELIQWLSQNSSMDLKELEDRLHLHHLTSGGKI, from the coding sequence ATGAGGCATTACGGGAGAGAAACCGAAAAAGCCCTGGCCATACTGGGTGAGGGACAGACCCCCAGAAAACTGATACAGGCCTACGGAGAGGTCAAGCTGGCCTGCATTCGGGCCCAACAGGAAGAAGCCTCCCTCTACCCTCCCGACTTTTTTATCCTGCTGGAAGATGCGGCACTTGAGGTGATAAGAGGAGACCATGACAATCAATTTCCCCTCCCCTTGGCTCAGGGAGGGGCTGGAACAAGCCTTCATATGAATTTTTGTGAGGTCCTGTCATCCCTGGGCAACAGCCGGACGAAGGGTCAGTTCAAGGCCCATCCCCTGGAGCATATTGGGCTGTACCAGTCCACTAACGACACCCTGTCAACGGCGGTCATTCTCATGAGCTTCCGTCTTTTAGAAGAGATAGAATCAAAAATAATCCGACTTCAGGAAGAGCTGGTGTCCCGTGAAACTCTTTACCAGGAGTGGGTCATGACCGGAAGGACTGAGATGCAGGATGCCCTGCCCATGACTCTGGGCCAGCTCTTCGGCGCTTGGGCCGGACCCGTTGAGAGGGACCGCTGGAGGCTGAACAAGGTGAGAGAACGGCTGCGCCTGATTCCTCTGGGAGGTACGGCGGTAGGGACGGGATTCTCCGCCCCCAGAAAATACGTATTTGCCGCTGAAAAGGCTCTGCGCCGGATTACGGGTCTCCCCTTGTGCCGGAGTCAAAACCTCTGCGACCAGGTAGCCCATTGGGATTCGCTGGCAGAAAGCGCCGGAGTTTTAGGCCTCTGCGCCGAAAATCTTATCAAGTGGACCGGAGATCTTCTGCTCTATTCCTCTACCTTTCTGGGAGAGATTCCCCAGGAGGAGCAGCAGTTTGGCTCTACCATCATGCCCTCCAAGGCCAACCCGGTGCTGATTGAACTGATCCGCGGTCTGTCCCTGGATGTTCATTCCTCCGCAGATCTGGTCAAGCGCTACGCCAGCGAAGGTCAACTGCAGCTCAATGCCTACTTGCCCTTCATGGCGGAGCATATGATCCGCATGGGTGAAAAACTCTCCAAGGCACTGTCTACCGCATCAGAGAGGCTTTTGCCGGCTTTAAAGCCTGATAGAGCCCTCATGGAGGAACACCTTGTCAATTCATCGGCCCTGATCAATACTCTGAGGGAGCCCCTGGGTTACCAGAATGTAAAAGAACTGCTCCCTCTCCTGCGAAAAGCCGGTTTAAAAGATAGGCAGGAGCTGATTCAATGGTTATCACAAAACAGCAGCATGGACCTCAAAGAGCTGGAAGACCGCCTTCATCTACACCATTTAACCTCGGGAGGAAAAATATGA